One genomic segment of Desulfomicrobium sp. ZS1 includes these proteins:
- the rpoZ gene encoding DNA-directed RNA polymerase subunit omega, translating into MARITVEDCLEKVNNRFLIVQMAIKRVKQYHEGYEPLVASKNKEIVTALREIAEGKVLPDVARVEDLSFEADDQDE; encoded by the coding sequence ATGGCCAGAATTACCGTTGAAGATTGCTTGGAGAAGGTCAACAACAGATTTCTGATCGTGCAGATGGCCATTAAGCGGGTCAAGCAATATCATGAAGGATACGAACCTCTTGTTGCCAGTAAGAACAAGGAAATCGTGACCGCTCTCAGAGAAATTGCCGAAGGAAAGGTTCTGCCCGACGTGGCGCGGGTTGAGGATTTGAGTTTTGAAGCTGACGATCAGGATGAATAA
- the flhA gene encoding flagellar biosynthesis protein FlhA: MATRTEAMTINYKRFTRQGDILLAGGVVMTLFVMLVPLPTIILDILLAFSISFSLVILITSMFMTSPLEFSIFPSVLLVTTLLRLALNVASTRLILLNGDQGTAAAGKVIEAFGQFVVGGNFAIGAVIFLILFILNKTVIVAGTTRIAEVAARFTLDAMPGKQMAIEADLNAGLIDEQQAIKQRENLRREADFYGAMDGAGKFVSGDVNAGMFITFINIVGGIFIGVLQKDMSWMEAAQTFSLLTIGDGLVSTIPSLITSTAAGLIVSRAAAEARMGEEFIGQLTNHPKALRLVSGVLLLFAIVPGMPTVAFMTLSAVLFMVALFADRIKAENKLPETDKKKKGGAPDSPEEVQALLPLDIMELEVGYGLIPLVDEDQNGNLLARIRSIRRQFALDMGVIVPSLHLRDNLQLKPGEYVVQIKGNRVASAEIMIDHFLAMDPGDARHAIKGIETLEPAFNLPALWIPDAKKDEAVMAGYTVVDPSTVIATHLTEVFKQNLHEFLGRQEVQALLDNLSQRAPKVVEELVPGVLSLGVLQKVLQNLVRENVSIRDLLSIVECLADYGHSVKDADQLTEFARQRLSRTIIKPYLGTGNLLPIISLSPSIENTFQESIKRTDNGSYLAMEPGIAHKIIQAINKAAEKGIVAEGQPVLLTSPLIRQHLSQLLARFLPTMPVISQAEIPADIRLESVAMVEI; this comes from the coding sequence ATGGCTACACGCACCGAGGCCATGACCATCAATTACAAACGCTTTACCCGCCAGGGAGACATCCTGCTGGCCGGCGGCGTTGTCATGACCCTCTTTGTCATGCTGGTGCCATTGCCGACCATCATTCTCGACATTCTCCTGGCTTTCTCCATCTCTTTCTCGCTGGTCATCCTCATCACCTCGATGTTCATGACCTCGCCCCTGGAATTTTCGATCTTCCCGTCGGTCCTGCTCGTGACCACGCTCCTGCGACTGGCGCTGAACGTGGCCTCGACCAGGCTCATCCTGCTCAATGGAGACCAGGGAACTGCCGCCGCGGGCAAAGTCATCGAAGCCTTTGGACAATTTGTGGTCGGGGGCAATTTTGCCATCGGCGCAGTTATTTTTCTGATCCTCTTCATCCTGAACAAGACCGTCATCGTGGCCGGCACGACCCGCATCGCCGAAGTCGCGGCCCGCTTCACCCTGGACGCCATGCCCGGCAAGCAGATGGCCATCGAGGCCGATCTGAACGCCGGACTCATCGACGAACAGCAAGCCATCAAGCAACGCGAGAACCTGCGCCGGGAGGCGGACTTCTACGGCGCCATGGACGGCGCAGGCAAGTTCGTCTCCGGAGACGTCAACGCGGGCATGTTCATCACGTTCATCAATATCGTGGGCGGCATCTTCATCGGCGTGCTGCAAAAAGACATGAGCTGGATGGAAGCGGCCCAGACCTTTTCCCTCTTGACCATTGGCGACGGTCTGGTCTCGACCATCCCGTCGCTCATCACTTCCACCGCGGCCGGCCTGATTGTCAGCCGGGCGGCGGCCGAAGCGCGCATGGGCGAGGAATTCATCGGCCAGCTGACCAACCACCCCAAGGCCCTCAGGCTGGTCTCCGGCGTACTGCTGCTCTTCGCCATAGTCCCGGGCATGCCTACCGTGGCCTTTATGACCCTCTCCGCAGTACTCTTCATGGTGGCGCTGTTCGCCGACCGCATCAAGGCCGAAAACAAGCTGCCGGAAACCGACAAAAAGAAGAAAGGCGGTGCGCCCGACAGCCCGGAAGAAGTGCAGGCCCTGTTGCCGCTCGACATCATGGAACTCGAAGTGGGCTACGGCCTGATCCCGCTGGTGGACGAAGACCAGAACGGCAACCTGTTGGCCCGTATCCGCTCCATCCGACGCCAGTTCGCCCTCGACATGGGTGTCATCGTGCCGTCACTGCATCTGCGCGACAACCTGCAGCTCAAACCCGGCGAGTACGTGGTCCAGATCAAGGGCAACCGGGTGGCTTCGGCGGAGATCATGATCGACCATTTCCTGGCCATGGACCCCGGCGACGCACGCCATGCCATCAAGGGCATCGAAACCCTGGAGCCGGCCTTCAACCTTCCGGCGCTGTGGATTCCCGACGCCAAAAAGGACGAGGCCGTCATGGCCGGCTACACGGTGGTCGACCCGTCCACGGTCATCGCCACGCACCTGACCGAGGTCTTCAAGCAGAACCTGCATGAATTCCTGGGCCGCCAGGAAGTTCAGGCCCTGCTGGACAACCTGTCCCAGCGCGCGCCCAAGGTTGTGGAAGAGCTGGTGCCGGGCGTCCTGTCACTTGGCGTGCTGCAAAAGGTATTGCAGAACCTGGTCCGCGAAAATGTGTCCATCCGCGACCTCTTGTCCATCGTGGAGTGCCTGGCCGACTACGGTCATTCCGTGAAAGACGCGGATCAGCTGACGGAGTTTGCGCGTCAACGCCTTTCCCGCACCATCATCAAGCCGTATCTGGGTACCGGCAACCTGTTGCCCATCATCTCCCTGTCGCCGTCGATAGAGAACACGTTTCAGGAGAGCATCAAGCGCACGGACAACGGCTCGTATCTGGCCATGGAGCCGGGCATCGCGCACAAAATCATCCAGGCCATCAACAAGGCGGCGGAAAAGGGCATCGTGGCCGAAGGGCAGCCCGTGCTGCTGACCTCCCCGCTCATCCGCCAGCACCTGTCCCAGCTCCTGGCCCGTTTTTTGCCGACCATGCCTGTCATCTCGCAGGCGGAAATACCGGCGGACATCAGACTCGAATCCGTAGCCATGGTGGAAATCTAA
- the fliR gene encoding flagellar biosynthetic protein FliR, which translates to MDLFSLDPNVFLTFLFALMRISLILFLMPFFGGQTLPATAKAALCLTLTLALWPRLPLIGAQMPSHPFALAVMFGAELLLGLILGMVIRFVFAAIQTGGQLIGFQMGFAMVNVVDPDSGASEAVTAHFMYMVSLLTFLSINGHLYLLSGLMKSFDLLPPGSILISPRLTAQIFALSGQIFVLAIQIGAPVIAAILLVDLALALISRASPQMNVLIIGFPIKISVGFLFLSIIFEIISLHMEGFVSRMPLLFSQLIGAMR; encoded by the coding sequence ATGGACCTCTTCTCCCTCGACCCTAACGTCTTTCTGACCTTTCTCTTTGCGCTAATGCGCATAAGCCTCATTCTTTTTCTGATGCCGTTTTTTGGCGGCCAGACCCTGCCGGCCACAGCCAAGGCCGCGCTCTGCCTGACCCTGACCCTGGCCCTGTGGCCGCGACTCCCCCTCATTGGCGCCCAAATGCCGAGCCATCCCTTTGCCCTGGCCGTCATGTTTGGCGCGGAGCTCCTGCTTGGCCTCATCCTTGGCATGGTCATCCGCTTCGTCTTCGCCGCGATCCAGACCGGCGGCCAACTCATCGGCTTCCAAATGGGCTTTGCCATGGTCAACGTGGTGGACCCCGATTCCGGTGCTTCGGAGGCGGTCACGGCGCACTTCATGTACATGGTCAGTTTGCTGACATTCCTGTCCATCAACGGGCACTTGTATTTACTGAGCGGCCTGATGAAAAGTTTCGACCTGCTCCCGCCCGGCTCCATTCTCATTTCCCCGCGGCTGACGGCGCAGATATTCGCCCTGTCGGGTCAGATTTTTGTTCTGGCCATCCAGATCGGTGCCCCGGTCATCGCGGCCATCCTCCTGGTGGACCTGGCCTTGGCCCTGATTTCACGCGCGTCTCCGCAGATGAACGTGCTCATTATCGGTTTTCCCATTAAGATCAGCGTCGGCTTTCTGTTCCTGAGCATCATCTTCGAAATCATCAGCCTGCACATGGAGGGCTTTGTGTCCCGCATGCCGCTGCTCTTCTCACAACTCATCGGCGCGATGCGCTAG
- the flhB gene encoding flagellar biosynthesis protein FlhB: protein MAQHDPSRTENATPKRRNKARGEGNVPKSQELPKPLTLLFGLLMLQLYLGTIRTEIENLMHWFFTEGFAFELTPASVYTLFNTCLYSISLMVLPIMIVIAVAAFITVRLQVGQLWAPKVFKPKFQMFNVLSSLKKLLISKQTFVRLAKSIFMAAAVALGPYIVLKQAFGEVIPLFYQSAESIAAYVLKSGQTMFYYALTPMILIGIADLLYTRWDYAENLKMTKSEVKDERKQAEGDPAIKNKQRQKMMAVMMRRMMQDVPKADVVITNPTHLAIAIRYNAMEAPAPMVLAKGAGAVAQRIKDIARENNVPIRENKPLARALYKVIEVGDTIPEEFYQAVAAILAQIYKTKQHPR, encoded by the coding sequence ATGGCACAACACGATCCAAGCCGCACCGAAAACGCCACCCCCAAACGACGCAACAAAGCTCGAGGCGAGGGGAATGTACCAAAAAGCCAGGAGCTGCCCAAGCCCCTGACCCTGCTCTTCGGCCTGCTCATGCTGCAACTCTATCTCGGCACCATCCGCACCGAAATCGAAAATCTGATGCACTGGTTCTTTACCGAAGGCTTTGCCTTCGAGTTGACCCCCGCCTCAGTCTATACCCTGTTCAACACTTGCCTTTACAGCATCTCTCTCATGGTCCTGCCCATCATGATCGTCATCGCGGTCGCCGCCTTCATCACCGTCCGACTGCAGGTCGGCCAGCTCTGGGCGCCAAAGGTTTTCAAGCCGAAATTCCAGATGTTCAACGTCTTGTCCAGCCTCAAGAAACTCCTCATCAGCAAGCAGACCTTTGTCCGTCTGGCCAAAAGCATTTTCATGGCAGCGGCCGTAGCACTCGGCCCGTATATCGTTTTGAAACAGGCCTTCGGGGAAGTCATTCCGCTTTTCTACCAGTCAGCCGAAAGCATCGCGGCCTACGTCCTCAAATCCGGGCAGACCATGTTCTATTACGCGCTCACGCCCATGATCCTGATCGGCATCGCGGACCTTCTCTATACCCGCTGGGACTATGCGGAAAACCTGAAGATGACCAAGAGCGAGGTCAAGGATGAACGCAAGCAGGCCGAAGGCGACCCGGCCATCAAGAACAAACAGCGCCAGAAAATGATGGCGGTGATGATGCGGCGCATGATGCAAGACGTGCCCAAAGCCGACGTGGTCATCACCAACCCAACCCATCTGGCCATCGCCATCCGCTACAACGCCATGGAAGCCCCGGCCCCCATGGTTCTGGCCAAGGGCGCCGGCGCCGTTGCCCAACGCATCAAGGACATTGCCCGAGAAAACAATGTGCCCATTCGTGAAAACAAGCCCCTGGCACGCGCCTTGTATAAGGTGATCGAAGTCGGAGACACGATTCCGGAAGAATTCTACCAGGCAGTGGCTGCCATCCTAGCCCAGATATACAAAACCAAACAGCACCCGCGCTGA
- a CDS encoding tRNA 2-thiocytidine biosynthesis TtcA family protein, with product MAQWGRLKYAQQFCLGQAGKIMQQTGMAWPGARIGLAVSGGIDSWVMLQVMVMRQRIIPFPVELFVIHLNPGFDETSHAPLADWMRANGVPGHLETTDFGPRAHSAENRKKSPCFFCAWHRRKRFFDICRHYNLTHLALGHNTDDLVSTFFMNMLKTGKIYGLVPKESYFGGKLTLIRPLLLLDKATITQACRQWKLPVWENDCPSKDKTARSQTLNQALTLCGGDKRIRTNMFNALRRWQLESWPGMI from the coding sequence ATGGCCCAATGGGGAAGACTCAAATACGCGCAGCAGTTCTGCCTCGGACAGGCCGGCAAGATCATGCAGCAGACCGGCATGGCATGGCCGGGAGCGCGCATCGGACTGGCCGTTTCCGGCGGCATCGACAGCTGGGTCATGCTGCAGGTCATGGTCATGCGTCAACGCATCATACCCTTTCCCGTCGAACTGTTCGTCATCCACCTGAACCCCGGCTTTGACGAAACGAGCCACGCGCCCCTGGCGGACTGGATGCGCGCGAACGGCGTGCCCGGACATCTGGAGACCACGGACTTCGGCCCCAGGGCGCACTCTGCGGAAAACCGCAAGAAATCCCCCTGTTTTTTCTGCGCCTGGCATCGGCGCAAACGCTTTTTTGACATCTGCCGACACTACAACCTGACCCATCTGGCCCTCGGTCATAATACCGACGACTTGGTCTCCACCTTTTTCATGAACATGCTCAAAACCGGCAAGATCTACGGACTGGTGCCCAAGGAATCCTATTTCGGCGGAAAGCTGACCCTCATCCGCCCCCTGCTCCTGCTGGACAAGGCCACCATTACGCAGGCCTGCAGACAGTGGAAGCTCCCGGTCTGGGAAAACGACTGCCCTTCCAAGGACAAGACCGCCCGCAGCCAGACCCTGAATCAGGCCCTGACGCTCTGCGGAGGGGACAAGCGCATCCGCACCAACATGTTCAACGCCCTGCGCCGCTGGCAACTGGAGTCCTGGCCCGGCATGATCTGA
- a CDS encoding flagellar biosynthesis protein FlhF yields MQVKTFTGKSTSEIMARIKSELGPDAIILSNQKQTRKGATCYEIMAALDIPQEQTAVSETVMPLLAQNDASCLREEWSRLRKQLMAVLKPQMDMQLLTPRQQLVFEYLEREGVKEDVLIDLWEKFRHAPDAPTLSVMNGMVSLSPWFDTNWSHKFHLLTGPFGSGKTSTTLRLALSLKKSRPKARILVVNADRSQGKGRLYLRHYTELSGLSYRELDNSAHWESLERDARAHDLVLLDLPGLPAHQQLDSWLQDVSGGKLPACHVHLVLSPLFAPTQMDAFVSRFRSASAASIIWTKLDEACNYGEIINQANNTGLPISLFSMGPDLKNSLAQPKDQDVWKLLLRHELPEATN; encoded by the coding sequence ATGCAGGTCAAAACATTCACCGGAAAAAGCACCTCGGAAATAATGGCCCGGATCAAAAGCGAACTTGGTCCCGACGCCATCATCCTGAGCAACCAGAAACAGACCCGCAAAGGCGCGACCTGCTACGAGATCATGGCGGCCCTTGATATACCGCAGGAGCAGACGGCCGTCTCCGAGACAGTCATGCCCCTCCTGGCCCAGAATGATGCCAGCTGCCTGCGCGAGGAGTGGTCCAGACTGCGCAAACAGCTCATGGCCGTCTTAAAGCCCCAGATGGACATGCAGCTTTTGACTCCGCGCCAGCAGCTGGTTTTCGAGTACCTGGAACGGGAAGGAGTGAAAGAGGACGTGCTGATCGATCTGTGGGAAAAATTCCGCCACGCCCCCGACGCGCCCACCCTGTCCGTCATGAACGGCATGGTCAGCCTCAGCCCGTGGTTCGATACGAACTGGTCGCACAAGTTCCACCTTCTGACCGGACCGTTTGGCAGCGGCAAGACCAGCACCACCCTGCGCCTGGCCCTGTCCCTGAAAAAATCACGCCCGAAGGCGCGCATTCTGGTGGTCAACGCCGATCGCTCCCAGGGCAAAGGCAGGCTTTACCTGCGCCATTACACGGAGCTCTCGGGCCTGTCCTACCGGGAGCTCGACAACTCCGCCCACTGGGAAAGCCTTGAGCGCGACGCCAGAGCTCATGACCTCGTCCTGCTTGACCTGCCGGGCCTGCCTGCCCATCAGCAGCTTGATTCCTGGCTGCAGGATGTTTCCGGGGGCAAGCTGCCGGCCTGCCATGTGCATCTGGTCCTGAGCCCGCTTTTCGCCCCCACGCAGATGGACGCGTTCGTGTCCAGATTCCGCTCCGCCTCGGCAGCCAGCATTATCTGGACGAAGCTTGATGAAGCCTGTAATTATGGGGAAATAATCAATCAGGCCAACAACACCGGCCTGCCGATCTCTCTTTTTTCCATGGGGCCGGATCTGAAGAACTCCCTGGCCCAACCCAAGGACCAGGATGTCTGGAAACTCTTGCTGCGGCATGAACTGCCCGAAGCAACCAACTAA
- the moaC gene encoding cyclic pyranopterin monophosphate synthase MoaC, translating into MDEKLTHIDEAGNVVMVDVGDKADTKRRAVVRTKVLLNERTFGLLTRNALPKGDVLTTAKVAGIMAAKRTWELIPMCHPLLLSKVDVTLTPVPADLSIEIEAEARTTGPTGVEMEALMAAQVAAMTIYDMCKAVQRDILITDCRLTHKSGGKSGEFNAE; encoded by the coding sequence ATGGATGAGAAGCTGACACATATCGACGAGGCCGGAAACGTGGTCATGGTGGACGTGGGTGACAAGGCGGATACCAAGCGGCGCGCAGTGGTGCGGACGAAGGTTCTGCTCAACGAGCGCACCTTCGGCCTGTTGACCAGGAACGCCCTGCCCAAGGGCGACGTGTTGACCACGGCCAAAGTGGCCGGGATAATGGCCGCCAAGCGCACCTGGGAACTCATTCCCATGTGCCATCCGCTGTTGCTCTCTAAGGTGGATGTCACGCTCACCCCCGTGCCCGCCGATTTGTCTATTGAGATCGAGGCCGAGGCGCGGACCACCGGCCCCACCGGCGTCGAAATGGAGGCGCTCATGGCCGCCCAGGTTGCGGCCATGACCATCTATGACATGTGCAAGGCCGTGCAACGCGACATCCTGATCACGGATTGTCGGCTTACGCACAAAAGCGGTGGAAAAAGCGGCGAGTTCAACGCCGAGTAG
- the dnaJ gene encoding molecular chaperone DnaJ has protein sequence MADKRDYYEVLGVGRSASADEIKSAYRKMALQFHPDRNPDNPEAEDKFKEAAEAYEVLGDAGKRAQYDRFGHAGMNGQGFGDHFHSSEDVFSAFGDIFGDFFGFGAAAGGRRRPRAGADLRYNLTISFRDAAKGTEVDLNIPKKEVCSECSGSGSAPGHSAETCQHCRGQGQVTQSQGFFRISVPCPVCRGEGKVVTHPCAKCRGLGIVQVNKSLKVRIPGGVDNGSRLRLRGEGESGDFGGPHGDLYVVIYVEEDKIFTRRGQDLVIVADISIVQAILGAKIEVPTLDEPVTLEIPKGTQSGKILRIKGMGLPHLGSTQKGDLLVEVSVRIPTKVTKKQEELLREFDKLEESRPLNKVKDFFKKAMGD, from the coding sequence ATGGCTGACAAGCGTGATTATTACGAAGTGCTCGGTGTAGGCCGCAGCGCCTCGGCGGACGAAATCAAGAGTGCCTACCGCAAGATGGCGTTGCAATTCCATCCGGACCGCAACCCCGACAACCCGGAGGCCGAGGACAAGTTCAAAGAAGCTGCGGAAGCATACGAAGTTTTGGGGGACGCGGGCAAGCGCGCCCAGTACGACCGTTTCGGCCACGCCGGCATGAACGGCCAGGGTTTCGGGGATCATTTTCATTCTTCCGAAGACGTGTTCAGCGCCTTTGGTGATATTTTCGGGGATTTTTTCGGCTTTGGCGCTGCTGCCGGCGGTCGCAGGCGGCCCCGTGCAGGGGCTGATCTGCGCTACAACCTGACCATTTCCTTTCGGGATGCGGCCAAGGGTACGGAGGTCGACCTCAACATTCCCAAGAAGGAAGTCTGCTCCGAATGCTCCGGGTCGGGTTCCGCTCCCGGACACTCCGCTGAAACCTGCCAGCATTGTCGTGGCCAGGGCCAGGTGACCCAGAGCCAGGGCTTTTTCCGGATTTCCGTGCCCTGTCCGGTCTGCCGGGGTGAAGGCAAGGTCGTCACCCATCCGTGCGCCAAGTGCCGCGGCCTGGGTATCGTGCAGGTCAACAAAAGTCTCAAAGTGCGTATTCCCGGCGGCGTGGACAACGGCAGCCGTCTGCGTCTGCGCGGCGAGGGCGAATCCGGAGATTTCGGCGGTCCGCACGGCGACCTGTATGTGGTCATTTATGTCGAAGAAGACAAGATATTCACCCGCCGGGGCCAGGATCTGGTCATTGTGGCCGACATCTCCATCGTGCAGGCCATACTTGGCGCCAAGATAGAGGTTCCGACCCTTGATGAGCCCGTGACCCTGGAGATTCCCAAGGGTACGCAGTCCGGCAAGATTCTGCGCATAAAAGGTATGGGTTTGCCGCATCTGGGCAGCACCCAGAAGGGAGACCTGTTGGTGGAGGTTTCCGTGCGCATCCCGACCAAGGTGACCAAGAAACAGGAAGAGCTCTTGCGCGAGTTCGACAAGCTCGAAGAGAGCCGTCCTCTGAACAAGGTCAAGGATTTCTTCAAGAAAGCCATGGGCGATTAA